atttatatattgaaaatatatcACTTTTCTTCATCAGAAAAAGTTCTAGGAAACTGTACAAAAACTTTTTGATTTGCGAAGTGTGTATTCAAATTTCCACAAAAGTACTCCGCCCACTCACCCACTTTGCAGTTTTATGCCTGTTTGTATGCTATAACAAATTAGTGATGAGATACATACTattaaatttctgttttatataaaatcatAGTGGACAAGAAATGATTTTCATGTACAACTTTAAGGAGAAATTTTAACAAATGGTTCTGCAAAATGAACTAGGATTTACCCAATGAACCATAAAACAATTTACTATCAAAGCCAGTGTCATATTTCTCAACTAAAATTCACACAGAGTAATGTATACCACATTGAGTCCTAGCTTGAAGATGGCAGCTGCCACTTTACATAATTAGCAGGCATTTATAATGACACTCAAGGTTTCAGAATGtgcaaattgttatatattttacaagatgcatttacatgtacactCTAGTTCTGTTAACTGTTTCACCCCTGTCATGGGTGCAAAGTCCTGCTGTCCGATTAGATAGCATATATGACCTAGTTAAAACCATCACTTCTAATTACTAACAGTTTGATATTATATAACAATCACATTTAAAGGAAACTATTGTAGTTTTGTAGTTAAGTCTTGCATTACTAAATATCACCCCCACACTccccttaaaaataaatgttcatcaAAATActgcattattaataataacaataaagcCCCTTCCCAACATTGTAAGCTAACTGAAGTTGACCAGTTATTTGCTAAATGTACTGCATACATTGGTAACAACTAAGGATATCACTTGGCAGATTAACAAAAAGCACTGCTAAAACGCAAACATGCACCAATGCGTAATTTAACTAAGTTTCACCAATTCAGATAATCAGTCAGAGGTGTTGAATACATTGTTAGAAATACCCACACTAACCTGGATTTAGTTGGTGGTTTTGAATACATTAATAGCCAGAAATACCcacactgattttgttttagccTCAAGAATTGGAGATGAAATTATTATCAAAGTTTGTTCAAGAGTATTTGAAAACaacgtacatgtattttgtgtcaGGGGTAAATCGaccctttttgtttgttgttttaaaaaagaaatgctgGTCATTCCCCCTCCCACCCAACGTATGGTTATATATTTGAGAATGGCACAAACGGTTTTTTGTTTGCCAAGAGCATATCAAAgtctttttagtgcagtaatgttaataatagccAATAGCTGCtaaagagttgtacatattcaaaaatgcatttcaagttatattaAGCTATTCATAGTtaacatttcattaattttgaggtgaaatgttatGAATATGGCATCAACACCTGTGACTGATTTTCTTTAACCATAGATgcgcacatacacatattataGCGTTATTGTTTTATGCATTGTCAAGGCAGCCACCAAAAGAAGCACACAACAGCCCAGCCGAATCATCACAGAGATgtgcacaataaaacagtttctgTCTAAATGGTGGAATCCTATAACCATGTGAATAAATGAGCTGTGATCACAGAGTACTCCTTAACACGTAGTAACCATAGTTGGAACATAACACGGTTTTGTCCATGCTCTCGGCAGAAGAGTTACCATACAAATATCATAGTTTGTATGGGAGTCACCATGTAAAATGTAGGTGATGATAAAAAAGTCTTGGCTTTTAGGATTACATTcacaaaaaaaaagtctgttttCATCAACTTCACTTAAAActgttgataaaaaataaatattaccatGTCTTTAAGAAAACACTTTTCTGTGGTAAATTTCcagtcaaatatattatttcctggtttccattttaaaatgaacataAAACAATGACAGAAAGGCATCTCAATCACTCACTCCATAATACAATGTGTGATTAAAACAGGGTAATCCAACTTGATGAATATCCAATAAAACAACTGTTTTTCGATACCTATATAAAATCTTTCTTTTATAACTGCACTTCGAACTGTTTAACAGTCTTTGAACCAAATGGatttgggttttgtttatttgctgcTTTTGCCGCCCATGCCACATCAAACGGATCAACACCAGGAGCCGATGGGCTTGTCACACTTCCAGAACTCGACCTACTACCGTTCCAGTTGTTATTGTTAGTTTTATCTCCTAAACTCCCATTATGTTGAAAACTTCTTTGACTTGCCAACTGTAGTAATGTAGGATTCCTACTCCTCTGTTCCTGCCAGCTCGACGTCGCCAGCTGTCCACTGTCTATGGAATGACTGCGCAGGTTGTGGAGAGCCACGGGTCGCGTGGAAGCCATATTCTGTTGGTAAACAGCGTGCTCAGAGGCAATGCGATGCGAAGGCAAACCGTTCACAGCAGAAGTCTGAACAGTAGACGTATGTACGACAGAGGGGTTATACAGAGTTTGTTGTGTTGGAGGCATGGCAAATGGGTTTGTTGAAGTAGCTACAGGAGGCTGGTCTCCCCATTGATTTGATGACATTGCCCATGGATTGGTGGCGGGCTGAGGTGGATGGGAAGGAAAGcctagaaaagaaaaaataatcaataaacatTTGGAAACAAGTCCTAAAGCAGTTTCTTTCCTGCCACCCTCACACAGAATGAACACCCACAAAATGTTTTCTAGagttaatttttattgaaataatcTTGCTCAAACTTGTGAAAACTGAACTACTTTCatcttaaaaaataaacacaaaacctaaattgatttgtttaacaataagTCCATTAGTTAATTAAGATTAGTACAGATTTCaataaatgtagttttaagAAGTGTTCTTTTTCAGTAGCAAGATCTAATTCGGTGGTAAATCCTTCCCCTGAGATATAATAGGTCGTAGATCGAACCATTAAGTGGACTCATCAGACTGAACTGGATCAGTGTTGGCAtggcctgtgggaaagtgcatatagcatataaaagacctaTTCCTACTAATTAAAATGAACAGCCTAGAGCAGcagatttttcttttctctaaATCAAGTGTCTTCCCACTCATTTTGAGTCATTCTACTCATTTGAAGAAGAATAACCCACACACTGGCAGTATATATTTTCATCTGCAAGTGTTTTTACACCTTACAGCCACTGATCAAGCAACATGCTGAAGAGTCATTAAACAGGAACATTCAATACTTTTTGTCTAAACTGGTTAAGGCCCAAAATACTCCAAAGCTGGGTCTGGGTTTGGTGAGTGTGGTGAAGTCACTATGTCTGGTGTAGTTTGACATCTGGGTCTGTAACTGTTCCTAgttttcaatatacatgtatattaacagtGTTCATATCTTTAGATACATTTTCACCAACACCAACAATAATTAGGAGAATTCTACTctgattaatatatatcttccctgttgtttttaagaaataaaaataaaatacggaCAGCAACTGCCAGTCTGGCAGTGTGAAAATATAGTGCATGATCTATGTCATCTGTtgtcagatctgtagttcgcacCAGCATAGAcgtggtgtgttttgtcacattcgattcagtacGTTTTATTTTCAACTGATACCATattcgccagacccagacccagctttGGTGTTTTGGGACCAACATAGAAAAACACTATGTTCACCTTGAGCCGCAGGTAATGTGTGCTGTCGTATTAATGGTGGCTGCATAGGACCTGTCTGGAATGGTGGCAGTGAGTTCTGGTGGGAAAGACCACCGCGCGGGGCACTGGCAAACGGGTCTTCTGTGGAGAGAGCCGACAAGCCTTGGGTTAGCTGCTGGCACATCTGAGCAATCGAGTCCTCTTGTTCCTCAGGAGATATCTCGTGTATCGTACCACCTACAGCTGCTGCCAACATAAAGACACTACTTAATAGTGTGGTAAAAGACAAATCAATCAGAGAATCCataactatagtctgtcccatcttTCTATAAAAAATctttcttaaaaataattttcagtttggtttgacgtaagacaaaaattaagtgttttaaaaataacaaaaaaaacccactatttttgtgtgcaattttacaaatcaattgactcagaaataaataatttgtagtaatttcaaagtatgaaaaaaaaatgtgttccctgtgggattgACTATAGACTAATACACTTACAAACTTTCAACTACTATATGATTTACTCATTTCTGACTGAAAAACTTAATATTATCTTGTGATAAAATGTAGACAATATGAAAAATAGGATGTCATTATGAAAAAAGGATCATAACAAAGTCGAACAAAAAgtgtatttgaaaaatgtattgatgtacagtacactcatgtcaccttagtctgtgCGGCACATAAGTCTGCTCATATTTACGTTGTGTTACTTCCGTAAACAAGCGTTCAggtatgtatataaacaaacaaacaaaacaattctaaTTCACccaatttttttcaaaacaacatattttgactgtaaacaaatattttttttataaataacagtttaattCAATATAATGATAAATTAATGCATCGATGACATGTTTTTGTCAGCCTAGTTCAAACACCTTTCACACACCTGTCAAAATGACACAGATacttaggtgcgcagacttaggtgccaccagtgtagtcacaaatttatataaaattgctttgctgtgctattttatacaatttgtaatcaatatgtacaataaatttacaatttttttttaattctctaaACATGTTTAGAAATAGATATAACCTTCCTAAGCAActaaaatttttatttgttcttcAAGTTAAACGTGCGtcaattctttattattttttgttttcttaagaaaaaaaatgtaaggTAAATTTAAGTTTACTGAGATCTTAATATCTAccaaaacatattaaaagttaacCAGAAATGTGGTTTGATAAAGACCCAATATATacccaatataatatataccactAATCAAActaatgtattaaatttttCCTACCACCATTTTGTGTAGGCGACTCAAGTATTGCATTCTGCCGCTTCAGTGTTGATGGAAGTTCATTCAATCGTAACGAAACTGTGCGTTTAAACGGTGATGATGTTTCTTGCAGTTTCTCAAATCCCCTAAAAGATCCTTGTCTGTACAGCATAGAGGCCGAAGCTTGAGGTCGCTGTACTGCGTAAGGGttgtcaatttttttaattggtaccggttctgaaataaataacattttgtattatgtaATAAACACTTTCTTAATCTTCATATGATCTATCCTTTCACCTAgcatatatatgtttttccTCTTCGTTTTCTTGTTAACCAAACAAGTCATTTGCATATTCAGTGGACATTTTTTCATCAGAAAAAGTGTACCTGCTTAGCATttccatgattttttttttttttaagttttccACAAATCTTTGTGTGTTCCAGAGGTAAAAGGAACCCTGAAAAGTAAGTAATATTTACCAGCAACCCAAATGATCCCTGCATGATCAAACTCTACATGGTCAGAATGAAAGTTAATATTAACCTGCAAGAATAGCACTTTGTGGGTCCTCCAGTCTCTCTGTGAGTGTCGTCTGTCGAAATGATCCCGTCCTCGTGAAGCTGGTTCGGTCCTGATTGAACTGAACAGTCACTCCCGTTTCCTTGTCTCGTTTCTGCTTTCTCTCCAGACAAATTGCAAATGCACAACCAACTGCATGACTCAATCGTTCTCCCTAAAATACATAGACTTTTCCTGGTAATTTTGGTAGTATCATATATTTGCATGTTAATATGTTTGCAGGAAAGTAAATCAATCCAACAATTTGTCATATATATGAGCAGTGATAGAAAGTCCTCTGAAGCCAAACTAGGAAGGGACCAGTGTGCGACATGATTAAGCAAGACCCACAGCCAACCACCCGGTACAGAGCTAGTGAAGTATGCATCTTACAGGAAATACATGGCAAAGGTTTCACAAAAGGTGTGCTCTTCCTTAAGCCAATGCACCTTCTTTCATCATCATGTCAGTGGTCGCCATGGCTGCACTGCATGACAATGGATTCCActttattaatcactgactGTATTGCCTAGATCTAGCACCATTTGACTTCATCTATTTCCTTCATGAAAAAGGAGTTTGCTAGCAGGAATTATGCAACagataatgatgtcatttctgCTACTGAGGATTTTTTCAACCTGCTGGAAGATGCTTTGTTGCACCATTGAAAGAATGGGCGTCTTAGCTCAGAACAGGGGAGATAATAAATCAGGTGGTGCGTCACTCGTCAGGGTCCAACAAACTCATTGCTTTGTCATTCTTTGTTATACCACGATCATAACGGACCAAAACCGTATCGGCTCTGTACATGACGTTCCTATacagcacggttctgcacaggacggtctatagtatacgctgcagtgaacggttaccagttgacgtttgtctacatgtgtactgagatatgggggaggggggggggggggggggtgtcagtaAAGtctgtaataataaagaaaatatatgtatattgtggataatagtattaaaaaatatatatagtgatgacggctctgtacaagacattcctacacagggcggtctagtattttatatactaagatatggtggaaaacacattaacagtaaagggaataaatatatattttgtatcgttcctacacagggcagtctagtattttatatacttagatatggtggaaaacacattaacagtaaagggaataaatatatattttgtatataaagaaaatatatgtatattttggataatactcggaaaaaaaaaaatatatatatttaacgtgtgcgtgtgcgtattaaaatatataatatatagtgatgacggctctgtagaGGACGTTCCTAGACACcacggttctgcacaggacgTTCTATAGTATACACTGCAGTGAATGGTTACTAGTTGTTACCAGTTGACGTTTGTCTACATGTGTACTGAGATATGAGGGTggaagtcagtaataataaagaaaatatatgtatattgtggataataatcaataaaatatatatgtgaatatgtatcgtcaacgtccctaactgcgttatgcttcaaattatgttcactttgttttctcgtgcacggttcgcgcaatcaacatccgatttgatgtcatcggcatgtcgttcatttatgggggttttcttgacagttcaaggaacatttttataaacagtatttaaatacaaaactttacaaacccctaaaaccattaattttactaagtcgtttttgtttattccttaaaattaccgatatcgggtccacatgactcgtagaaattgacttaaaatggagaaagacaAATTAActttcggtgcgtgtcacatgacctcacacgtgccagatcaacaaggccaaagaatttaattgttatgaatttgttttcaattattatattcgatctgcaaaaggtatgctacatatttgtgtttctattgtagtgaatagtattcataatacattcataacagttgtaaataattttgactatataaattttgttaatttagaatcgattcatttaaaaaattatattttacaaactatgcgCAGGTATGGACGTAATGcgtatcagtattgacatcaagtgtgagcgatgtgtgttTGTAAAatgcggaccggaccagaacgcttgacaaattgaaaatatatatagtgatgacggctctatacaggacgttcctacacagggcggtctagtattttatatacttagatatcgtggaaaagacattaacattaaaggtaataaatatatattttgtataatactcaatgcgttcgtgttgacactgtatacaaacgtgtgcatgggtacactttgccgcataaaaactcaactttgccacccaaattttttttaatgtacttttcccaattagatagacattaagaaaaatgcaacaaaacacattctgatatttaaaatattactttactgttaaaacaaactcaGACACTCAGTTGGTCGCTTATAACCTGAAGCCAGTCAGAGACAAACCAGGTTTCTGGGACCTTGTCGATCGTCGCGCCATCTGGAATAGAGTTATCTCCACCTGTTTCAGCTAAGACGCCTATTGAATAGATCTCCAAAGGGACTGCCTTTAAAAGTAACAGGTAGGCATGCCCATATGGCAAGTCTGCTCTAGTTAAGCCGAGCATTTTTCAATCATCCCACATATTTTGATAGTTAAAACACAAATGTACAACATATGcatgaaacaaacatacaaaaatatgAAATGAACTTAATAGTTAAAAGCAAACACCTTGCaagtgaacattttgttttcaaaatcttgattagcgatagttctagtcaattgaaaattgattagcaactaatgtttaatgttttaaaattgtgtagagaACTCTAAAACTTGTGATTCCATACAtcaacattatatttaatactaaaaCTAACAATAACATGTATAAATACACGTACCAAAAGAATACAACAGAACAATAACAAGAAAGTGAAGAAAAGGTAAAGATGAAAGATCTGTTAGTAATTTGTCATTGCTTTCAGaagtaataataaatcaatatgtatGTAGAGTCCAACGACAATTCAAACAGAAtgcaaaacaaataactaataaaaaatatcatcttaaaaattagcAAGGTCTGTTAatgatttggggttttttgtacatTTTCTGTTGACAAAGACATGTTTGTAATTTAATCCACTTCTGAAAGAAAATCATTCTTTGTGTACATGCCTctcatatttgaaaataataagggtggggtgggggagcaatcttaaaatataaatacatttcggTATAAACTATTATACATCATAGCATTTGCTGTGTACACTAAAACAGACACATCTGATCACCATGTTGAACAGTGGAATTCATTATTTATCAACTGTTTCTGatctatattgttattgttaatgaactaaagtattttattagttacagattttaaatttgtatggcaaacaaaatattaaattattttccatCTAGTCAAAACGCACAAAATGCAAAAACTCATTGTCGACAGTCTTCGTAAATACAGCTGTCAGCATTCACAGgcagagtttctgccagagggtaaaatgggtatggcgccatacccagattTTTGGGGcgatttattttaaaacgttaacttttgacaaaattaattactcttatcattaatgtatcattttcttaaccctaactttAAACGtaatctattttttttctttcatgcattcaattccatagtgccatacccaaaaatgtctttcaggcagaaacactgacaggAGTTATCCATCTTGATTCTGTGTAAGATGATGTAACATGCATATGGGTCCgatttcttaatatttgtaaaattatttcttttaacacCTGTTTAATGAATGCTAAGATTTTTAGAGGATATATTCACTGAAAATAACTGACAGACGTTTTAGAAGATGACAGATGGGAATAATCGTAGACGAGTGAAAGTGAAACTAAACTTGGTAAAAGCGTCATAAACAATGACATCAATGATGTagggttgttttaaaaataattaattatatattaagggttttttgttaaatatcccCTAAAAATAGTACTGTTTTCTTACAATTTAAGGTTGACAAATTAGGTTGAAAATGGCAAATTTCACTTGGAAACTTGGTCAGTGATGATGTTTTCTGTTTGTAAAGCTTCaagcaaaataaattaaaattatcttaCCTTAAAATATTTGTGGAAAGTTATCAAAAGTAAAGTTAGATGCTATTCAGCTGTCCTTTTCAAAAACGTTTTGTTCATTGAGGATCCTGATGCATACAAAACCATTCAACAATTTGTGGCGGACATTGGTGAAGAAAATGGTACACCTTGCATTAACTGCCagttttaaataacattaataaaaataagtcAGAGATATAtggaggtttttttgttttaggattAAAGGTTAGACTTTGGtt
This DNA window, taken from Gigantopelta aegis isolate Gae_Host chromosome 4, Gae_host_genome, whole genome shotgun sequence, encodes the following:
- the LOC121371168 gene encoding protein numb-like isoform X6 produces the protein MMDRERGGSRRFHRYRNIMHSLKRRLSFRKKKDPVPECSKPHQWQEDEKKVRDGTCSFQVRYLGCIEVFDSRGMQVCEEAVKALKAQGKGKSQRAVLYVSGDALRVVDEISKSMIVDQTIEKVSFCAPDRNHEKGFAYICRDGTTRRWMCHGFMAVKESVSGERLSHAVGCAFAICLERKQKRDKETGVTVQFNQDRTSFTRTGSFRQTTLTERLEDPQSAILAEPVPIKKIDNPYAVQRPQASASMLYRQGSFRGFEKLQETSSPFKRTVSLRLNELPSTLKRQNAILESPTQNGAAVGGTIHEISPEEQEDSIAQMCQQLTQGLSALSTEDPFASAPRGGLSHQNSLPPFQTGPMQPPLIRQHTLPAAQGFPSHPPQPATNPWAMSSNQWGDQPPVATSTNPFAMPPTQQTLYNPSVVHTSTVQTSAVNGLPSHRIASEHAVYQQNMASTRPVALHNLRSHSIDSGQLATSSWQEQRSRNPTLLQLASQRSFQHNGSLGDKTNNNNWNGSRSSSGSVTSPSAPGVDPFDVAWAAKAANKQNPNPFGSKTVKQFEVQL
- the LOC121371168 gene encoding protein numb-like isoform X3 encodes the protein MMDRERGGSRRFHRYRNIMHSLKRRLSFRKKKDPVPECSKPHQWQEDEKKVRDGTCSFQVRYLGCIEVFDSRGMQVCEEAVKALKAGKGKSQRAVLYVSGDALRVVDEISKSMIVDQTIEKVSFCAPDRNHEKGFAYICRDGTTRRWMCHGFMAVKESFSPAMFGQAKGERLSHAVGCAFAICLERKQKRDKETGVTVQFNQDRTSFTRTGSFRQTTLTERLEDPQSAILAEPVPIKKIDNPYAVQRPQASASMLYRQGSFRGFEKLQETSSPFKRTVSLRLNELPSTLKRQNAILESPTQNGAAVGGTIHEISPEEQEDSIAQMCQQLTQGLSALSTEDPFASAPRGGLSHQNSLPPFQTGPMQPPLIRQHTLPAAQGFPSHPPQPATNPWAMSSNQWGDQPPVATSTNPFAMPPTQQTLYNPSVVHTSTVQTSAVNGLPSHRIASEHAVYQQNMASTRPVALHNLRSHSIDSGQLATSSWQEQRSRNPTLLQLASQRSFQHNGSLGDKTNNNNWNGSRSSSGSVTSPSAPGVDPFDVAWAAKAANKQNPNPFGSKTVKQFEVQL
- the LOC121371168 gene encoding protein numb-like isoform X8; translated protein: MMDRERGGSRRFHRYRNIMHSLKRRLSFRKKKDPVPECSKPHQWQEDEKKVRDGTCSFQVRYLGCIEVFDSRGMQVCEEAVKALKAGKGKSQRAVLYVSGDALRVVDEISKSMIVDQTIEKVSFCAPDRNHEKGFAYICRDGTTRRWMCHGFMAVKESGERLSHAVGCAFAICLERKQKRDKETGVTVQFNQDRTSFTRTGSFRQTTLTERLEDPQSAILAEPVPIKKIDNPYAVQRPQASASMLYRQGSFRGFEKLQETSSPFKRTVSLRLNELPSTLKRQNAILESPTQNGAAVGGTIHEISPEEQEDSIAQMCQQLTQGLSALSTEDPFASAPRGGLSHQNSLPPFQTGPMQPPLIRQHTLPAAQGFPSHPPQPATNPWAMSSNQWGDQPPVATSTNPFAMPPTQQTLYNPSVVHTSTVQTSAVNGLPSHRIASEHAVYQQNMASTRPVALHNLRSHSIDSGQLATSSWQEQRSRNPTLLQLASQRSFQHNGSLGDKTNNNNWNGSRSSSGSVTSPSAPGVDPFDVAWAAKAANKQNPNPFGSKTVKQFEVQL
- the LOC121371168 gene encoding protein numb-like isoform X4 — encoded protein: MMDRERGGSRRFHRYRNIMHSLKRRLSFRKKKDPVPECSKPHQWQEDEKKVRDGTCSFQVRYLGCIEVFDSRGMQVCEEAVKALKAQGKGKSQRAVLYVSGDALRVVDEISKSMIVDQTIEKVSFCAPDRNHEKGFAYICRDGTTRRWMCHGFMAVKESVSFGQAKGERLSHAVGCAFAICLERKQKRDKETGVTVQFNQDRTSFTRTGSFRQTTLTERLEDPQSAILAEPVPIKKIDNPYAVQRPQASASMLYRQGSFRGFEKLQETSSPFKRTVSLRLNELPSTLKRQNAILESPTQNGAAVGGTIHEISPEEQEDSIAQMCQQLTQGLSALSTEDPFASAPRGGLSHQNSLPPFQTGPMQPPLIRQHTLPAAQGFPSHPPQPATNPWAMSSNQWGDQPPVATSTNPFAMPPTQQTLYNPSVVHTSTVQTSAVNGLPSHRIASEHAVYQQNMASTRPVALHNLRSHSIDSGQLATSSWQEQRSRNPTLLQLASQRSFQHNGSLGDKTNNNNWNGSRSSSGSVTSPSAPGVDPFDVAWAAKAANKQNPNPFGSKTVKQFEVQL
- the LOC121371168 gene encoding protein numb-like isoform X1, with the translated sequence MMDRERGGSRRFHRYRNIMHSLKRRLSFRKKKDPVPECSKPHQWQEDEKKVRDGTCSFQVRYLGCIEVFDSRGMQVCEEAVKALKAQGKGKSQRAVLYVSGDALRVVDEISKSMIVDQTIEKVSFCAPDRNHEKGFAYICRDGTTRRWMCHGFMAVKESFSPAMFGQAKGERLSHAVGCAFAICLERKQKRDKETGVTVQFNQDRTSFTRTGSFRQTTLTERLEDPQSAILAEPVPIKKIDNPYAVQRPQASASMLYRQGSFRGFEKLQETSSPFKRTVSLRLNELPSTLKRQNAILESPTQNGAAVGGTIHEISPEEQEDSIAQMCQQLTQGLSALSTEDPFASAPRGGLSHQNSLPPFQTGPMQPPLIRQHTLPAAQGFPSHPPQPATNPWAMSSNQWGDQPPVATSTNPFAMPPTQQTLYNPSVVHTSTVQTSAVNGLPSHRIASEHAVYQQNMASTRPVALHNLRSHSIDSGQLATSSWQEQRSRNPTLLQLASQRSFQHNGSLGDKTNNNNWNGSRSSSGSVTSPSAPGVDPFDVAWAAKAANKQNPNPFGSKTVKQFEVQL
- the LOC121371168 gene encoding protein numb-like isoform X5 is translated as MMDRERGGSRRFHRYRNIMHSLKRRLSFRKKKDPVPECSKPHQWQEDEKKVRDGTCSFQVRYLGCIEVFDSRGMQVCEEAVKALKAQGKGKSQRAVLYVSGDALRVVDEISKSMIVDQTIEKVSFCAPDRNHEKGFAYICRDGTTRRWMCHGFMAVKESFGQAKGERLSHAVGCAFAICLERKQKRDKETGVTVQFNQDRTSFTRTGSFRQTTLTERLEDPQSAILAEPVPIKKIDNPYAVQRPQASASMLYRQGSFRGFEKLQETSSPFKRTVSLRLNELPSTLKRQNAILESPTQNGAAVGGTIHEISPEEQEDSIAQMCQQLTQGLSALSTEDPFASAPRGGLSHQNSLPPFQTGPMQPPLIRQHTLPAAQGFPSHPPQPATNPWAMSSNQWGDQPPVATSTNPFAMPPTQQTLYNPSVVHTSTVQTSAVNGLPSHRIASEHAVYQQNMASTRPVALHNLRSHSIDSGQLATSSWQEQRSRNPTLLQLASQRSFQHNGSLGDKTNNNNWNGSRSSSGSVTSPSAPGVDPFDVAWAAKAANKQNPNPFGSKTVKQFEVQL
- the LOC121371168 gene encoding protein numb-like isoform X2 encodes the protein MMDRERGGSRRFHRYRNIMHSLKRRLSFRKKKDPVPECSKPHQWQEDEKKVRDGTCSFQVRYLGCIEVFDSRGMQVCEEAVKALKAQGKGKSQRAVLYVSGDALRVVDEISKSMIVDQTIEKVSFCAPDRNHEKGFAYICRDGTTRRWMCHGFMAVKESFSPAMFGQAKGERLSHAVGCAFAICLERKQKRDKETGVTVQFNQDRTSFTRTGSFRQTTLTERLEDPQSAILAEPVPIKKIDNPYAVQRPQASASMLYRQGSFRGFEKLQETSSPFKRTVSLRLNELPSTLKRQNAILESPTQNGAVGGTIHEISPEEQEDSIAQMCQQLTQGLSALSTEDPFASAPRGGLSHQNSLPPFQTGPMQPPLIRQHTLPAAQGFPSHPPQPATNPWAMSSNQWGDQPPVATSTNPFAMPPTQQTLYNPSVVHTSTVQTSAVNGLPSHRIASEHAVYQQNMASTRPVALHNLRSHSIDSGQLATSSWQEQRSRNPTLLQLASQRSFQHNGSLGDKTNNNNWNGSRSSSGSVTSPSAPGVDPFDVAWAAKAANKQNPNPFGSKTVKQFEVQL
- the LOC121371168 gene encoding protein numb-like isoform X9, whose translation is MHSLKRRLSFRKKKDPVPECSKPHQWQEDEKKVRDGTCSFQVRYLGCIEVFDSRGMQVCEEAVKALKAQGKGKSQRAVLYVSGDALRVVDEISKSMIVDQTIEKVSFCAPDRNHEKGFAYICRDGTTRRWMCHGFMAVKESFSPAMFGQAKGERLSHAVGCAFAICLERKQKRDKETGVTVQFNQDRTSFTRTGSFRQTTLTERLEDPQSAILAEPVPIKKIDNPYAVQRPQASASMLYRQGSFRGFEKLQETSSPFKRTVSLRLNELPSTLKRQNAILESPTQNGAAVGGTIHEISPEEQEDSIAQMCQQLTQGLSALSTEDPFASAPRGGLSHQNSLPPFQTGPMQPPLIRQHTLPAAQGFPSHPPQPATNPWAMSSNQWGDQPPVATSTNPFAMPPTQQTLYNPSVVHTSTVQTSAVNGLPSHRIASEHAVYQQNMASTRPVALHNLRSHSIDSGQLATSSWQEQRSRNPTLLQLASQRSFQHNGSLGDKTNNNNWNGSRSSSGSVTSPSAPGVDPFDVAWAAKAANKQNPNPFGSKTVKQFEVQL
- the LOC121371168 gene encoding protein numb-like isoform X7, whose protein sequence is MMDRERGGSRRFHRYRNIMHSLKRRLSFRKKKDPVPECSKPHQWQEDEKKVRDGTCSFQVRYLGCIEVFDSRGMQVCEEAVKALKAQGKGKSQRAVLYVSGDALRVVDEISKSMIVDQTIEKVSFCAPDRNHEKGFAYICRDGTTRRWMCHGFMAVKESGERLSHAVGCAFAICLERKQKRDKETGVTVQFNQDRTSFTRTGSFRQTTLTERLEDPQSAILAEPVPIKKIDNPYAVQRPQASASMLYRQGSFRGFEKLQETSSPFKRTVSLRLNELPSTLKRQNAILESPTQNGAAVGGTIHEISPEEQEDSIAQMCQQLTQGLSALSTEDPFASAPRGGLSHQNSLPPFQTGPMQPPLIRQHTLPAAQGFPSHPPQPATNPWAMSSNQWGDQPPVATSTNPFAMPPTQQTLYNPSVVHTSTVQTSAVNGLPSHRIASEHAVYQQNMASTRPVALHNLRSHSIDSGQLATSSWQEQRSRNPTLLQLASQRSFQHNGSLGDKTNNNNWNGSRSSSGSVTSPSAPGVDPFDVAWAAKAANKQNPNPFGSKTVKQFEVQL